The stretch of DNA CATTAAACATTATGTGACGTTAACGGAGCATAAATGGGACATTGTGCCACATGATTTGGTACGTGGGGTTTTGAGAGATACGGTCCGCATGcaagataaaataaagaaataataacaatattccTTTGCGTTTCGTTTTTAGCCTACAAATTACGATTCGGTTTGTCGTATCCTGCAGCCCCacttgaaatgattaaaaatctaaaaatgttttaacaccTGGAGGCATCCTAGATTCTCTGgcttattttttccttcactgaGTACCCTGAGAGTAAAGCCTTGACAGCTCCCACCCCCTCTTAACATCCCcacccctctccctctgtcccccCTCTTTGCCTAacaccccctctctctctctctcctgctctacATACAGAAGAGGCAATGGCCTGACTCCAggagtctctgtgtgtctcacaGAGGGCTTTGGCCACACATATCTCAAACAGTCAGAGATTTAGGGGGCTTTTAGTCGCGCTCACTAGCTGTCTGTCTTTGACTGCTCGCCAAATGAGCTCCAGTTGGACTGCGCCGACGCTAGTATGTGCAGTCCGGGGCCTGTGGCATCCATGTTTTTCAGAATCCTGTCCTCCCGCAGAAAAACATCTCTGTCAGTTGTTCATTTGTCAAACGGATTATGGATTCTGTGTCAAGCAGAATGttcagacagtttttaaaaaagaaaatattaatatagtttcacagttttgtctttgatttgtGGTTATTTGTGGAGACACTTCATGTGAATAGTCCAACAGCGATAATCATCTTATTATCAAGGGATGATAATTTGTCTGTAGAAAGTCCCCTGAGTCTCACTGAAACAACAGTGTGAAAAGCACTTCGGTGTCTGGAGCAGGCACTGAAATAAGGTCAGGGATAGGAATAGGACTGGGTTTTTAGTAGGTTTACCCTAGTGCTTAGAGTTGTAAGGAAAAGTTACTgctttttgtcacatttgttgAATATAAGCACTTAACTACAAATTAAGtgtaatccccccccccacacaacGTGTGCCGCGCCAGGCTACCACAGCCTTATTACGGTCACAGGGTACTTTTGGCCCTTATTTTGGTGGTGAAATTAAATCTGAGCTAAGGGAGTCTTCCAGCAGGTCGGGATTATGGATTAGAGTTTTACCGTTCAATCGCtattttcaaccttttttttttagtggatgAGAGCTCACAGTAAAAGCTCTCAGTCCATCACCTGATGCatattgttttttcaatgaCATGGAAGTTTCAGCATGGGGGCCAGTGTGGCTCTTAGAGCTAATGCGGACGCTGAGGAACATTTATGTTTAACTGGCTTGTGTCAGTGGGAACTTCCCCCGCTGACAGCAGCAATAGTCACTTGGATGGAGGGGTTAGCAGagaaattaattattcatatttttatggtttgtttACTTAAACATGTGTTTAGCCATATTTGTGCTTTCGAATCATTcactgacaatgttttttttttctttacgtGGTTTTGTAATGTTTGCAAGCCATTTAGTATCTTATGATaagatttatttgtcattaaaacaggaagaagagcagTAGTGAAACTTAGGAAACTTTGTCACAAATGGCTTTGTATAACACATGTGATAGTCCACTTTTTCACTTCACTATCCAAAACCTTCCATTGTCAAATGTAACAACACGAAAATCTTGGtaacaaacatttaaatatgtgtttgttatCTACAGTAACCGTTCTACATGTTGTATAGTAACTTTATCCTTATCTGTCCTTCCAGGTTATTAAGTCCGACACTTTCAAGCATTTGAGGCACCTCGAGATCCTCCAACTCTCCAAGAATCAGATACGACAGATTGAAGTCGGAGCATTCAATGGCCTCCCCAACCTCAACACACTGGAGCTCTTCGACAACCGCCTCACACTGGTGCCATCACATGCCTTTGAGTACCTCAGCAAGCTGCGGGAGCTGTGGCTGCGTAACAACCCCATTGAGACTCTGCCAGGCTATGCCTTCCACCGTGTGCCCTCGCTACGTCGCCTGGACCTGGGTGAGCTCAAGAAGTTGGATTTCATCTCTGACGCAGCCTTCGTGGGCCTCATCAATCTACGGTACCTGAACCTGGGCATGTGTGGACTGAAGGACATTCCGAAACTGACAGCCCTTGTGCGtttggaggagctggagctCTCAGGAAACCGGCTGGAGATCATCCGGCCTGGTTCCTTCCAGGGCTTAGTGTCTCTCCGCAAGCTGTGGCTAATGCACTCACAGGTGTCCGTCATTGAGCGCAATGCCTTTGATGACCTGAAAAACCTGGAAGAGCTCAACCTGTCCCATAACTCACTGCACTCCTTGCCACATGACCTCTTCACACCCCTTCACCAGCTGGAGAGGGTACACCTCAACCATAACCCCTGGGTCTGCAACTGTGATGTGCTTTGGCTTAGTTGGTGGTTGAAAGAGACAGTGCCCAGCAACACCACCTGCTGTGCCCGCTGCCATGCTCCCCCATTCTTAAAGGGCAAGTACATTGGAGAGCTCGACCAGAGCCACTTCACCTGCTACGCGCCTGTCATTGTGGAGCCCCCAACAGACCTCAATGTCACTGAAGGTATGGCTGCTGAGCTGAAGTGTCGCACAAGCACGTCCACAACATCTGTCAACTGGATCACCCCTAACGGCACTCTAATGACCCATGGCTCTTACCGCGTGCGGATATCCGTCCTGCATGATGGCACACTCAACTTCACGAATGTCACCCTGCGAGACACAGGCCAGTACACCTGCATGGTCACCAATGCTGCTGGCAATACCACGGCAACCGCTGTCCTCAATGTCACTGCTGCTGATGCCAGTGTCAACTACACCTACTTCACAACAGTAACTGTGGAAACAGTGGAGACTCCGGGAGAGGAAGATTCTGCATTGGTTGCCATTAATGAGACCTTCATCCGTGTTCACCCTGGCCCCACTCCCTCGGGCCACTTGTGGCCGGAAGGTGTTCCTACCACTGCCTCCTCTCTGTCAGCCGGctggtcctcctcctctcctcggGCCACCCGACCCACCTTCACTGTGCCCATCACTGAGCCAGGCTTCTCAGGCATAGACGATGTGATGAAGACCACCAAGATCATCATTGGCTGCTTCGTAGCCATTACCTTCATGGCAGCGGTGATGCTGGTGGTGTTCTACAAGCTGAGGAAGCAGCACCAGCTGCATAAACACCACGGCCCCGCTCGTGCCATCGAGATCATCAATGTGGAGGATGAGCTGGGGGCCGGGGCCAGTGGTCGAGGCAGCGGCATCTCAGGAGGCTCCACCGTGACGCAGAGCGGAAGCAGTGGAATAGGAGGGGGCCAGAGCCTCAGGCTGCACCACCCAGAGATGGTCACCCTACCAAACCTGGCCCGATCAGAGCACCTCAACCACTACTACAAAACCCATCACTTCAAGAACAACATGATGGGCCTAGGAATGGGCACAGTTTCTGGTGTGGGccttaacaacaacaacaacccctCGCCTTGCTCTCAGTCTCAGAACACATCCATATCCTGTTCCCAGGTTCCAACTTCCAACAGTGGGGGGACACCCACAGGTGGCACCTTGCCCTCCCCTGTGCCCCTGCCCCTGCCCCAGTTGGGTCTCCACAGTTCTCTGAAAGGTCTAATGGGGAAAGGCCAGAATGAGCCACTGCTCTTCAAGAGCGGCTCCAAAGAAAATGTGCAAGAGACTCAAATCTGAGTAAAAGTGAGAGTGGAAGTAAGAGGTAGTGATACAGAAAGCTCCTGTGAGTATATGAGACTGATTGTAGCCTAGTGTCCTCATGGACAGATTCCAGAAAAGATGATATTTCACATAGTCTCTGCTTTGTGTTGTCAATTTGttgacagagagaagcagataGGAAGACTGAAGGAGACAGAGTATCGCATCTGATCAGCAGTAGTCCCACAATAGCATCTGCACATTCTTTTTCAGCTTAAtcagacacaaacatatatgATGTAAACCATGAACATCAGAATCCTTCAGTTACCTGTGCGACCTGCTATAGTCTTTTTGCCAAAGTCCAAGATCAAGCCAACTCTTTCCATTTGCATCCACAATCTCAGTGGAAGGCTACAACTGACACACACGTGCAGTTAACTTCTCCAGGTTTTATACAGATTGCTCCGTATATTTCCAGACACATTCAGTGTATATATTCGCCGGGAGACGTGATATCGGCCATTGAACATGTTGTCAGTTAAGTGTTTGGCAGACACACTGAATAACAAACAATGGTTTGGGTGAGCGGTATGCTCCCAGGTTTCCAGGAAGCACtaaaacaagacagagaaagcaaaatTGGAGCAGTGCAACGATTCTGTCCAGGACACATGTATCAGACTAGTACTTTGCAGGGagacagaacaacaacaaatgttttttcagagtggtttcactctcactttctcacttttttccctttcacacCTTCCTGGCTACTGTCTTCTTTTGAAGGAGGAAAGAAACGGAGTGGGTTATCATGGGAGAAGAAAAATCCCATGCCATGAGGACAATGACAgataaaagagataaaaaggaCCGAAAGTACATATTATATATACcgtaaatatattttcattcaaagaaataaattataaagAATCTTTATCAAGCTTCTGACTGAAAACTACAACATCTGAAGaatatattaagaaaaaaacacacacacagctgttgtaGTGGCCCTCCCTTACGACTTTTCTCAACGTGGAACAAGGCGGCCGCTCCGACTGTGCTGCGTAAGGACACACACGTGGGACAGAGGCATCCGTCGAGAAGGatctaaaacaaaaacctgGCAAAGCGAATTTGGGTGAATTTATTTTGGTCTCGACTTTTTTTGTAGCCACACAAAGTGTTTTCCCCTCTCCTGTCGCATTCACATAAACAGGGTCATTGGAGAAGGGGGATCTTTACGCTCTACTGCGAAAATATGAAATACGACTACAGTGCTTCATCATTTGGTATCCAGCTCAgcttcagtattaataataatgatcataatGGTAATAATGATAACACGCTTCAGCTTTATTCGTTATTATGGTCATTTAATGATTAACACATTTAATGAACAGCAGTATGTTACTGTACATATTACTAAAAACTCGCACATGCTAGTTTAGCATGCTCCCTAAAAGTGAGTTCTAGATTTGATCAACATTCGGTTTCAACATATAGGATCTGTCACAATGGTGATAGGGCATATTATTGTTCTTATGTTGTCATTATTATCATTCAAatgagtattattattactacttgTGCCTACCAATAGCTGAGAagtacttcttttttttctttttttttttcatttgtatatgACACTGAAGTTGTTTCATGACTGATCCTGTTGGACTCTGGCTGATGAACGGCTGTGGGACGGACTCGGCGTTGAACAACTGAACTCCACATGCATCGGCGGGAAAATAACCCTGGCCCCTCAAAATGGCTCCCTCGGTCCAGCCCCCACTGACTCGTCTGCTCTGATGTCTAAAGGAGCCAGGAGCCCTTCACGTTATCACGCATTAAAGACAGGACATGAACCTCTGATGAAGACTGCTCCTTTGCAGAGAGGATTATTTCACAACTGTATCTCAGTGTTATCGTGTGTGAGTGGATTTCATGGCAGCAGAGAGCTAAATGGACGACAGGCGTTGCCAAGCATTTTTAAAGGTAAGCGAAGCTCGTTCAGTGGAGGAGCaagtgacatacagtacagtatacagtggtggctgaatttttttctaaagcaaaaggacagttaaatgaaaaaatatagaaCCTTATAgatctcttttaaaaaaacaaaactattatgataagtgtttttcattttgggtttttatctagtttgattattttctgtttttttaaatcaagtgtTATCTTTATTgtaatattgttattgttattataattagCTAATTACACTGGTTATAATTATGAGAGATGTTCTGTTAGCAGAGGtcactttgaaaattaaaaaaacctggCACATAAAATGGCAGTTGAAgtctgtgaaatttggtggctatttttttttttcttcttctttttgttctaATCAACTTTAATTGTAGTATCACTCTTTGTATCCCTTTGGCTCTGCTTGAGATGAGACATAGCGAATGTGAAAAATTGGTCAGCACTGGATCcttggatccttttttttttttttttttttttttctgcacagggGGACAGGAAAGACCCTGCTCTGGTTTACAAGCTAACTCACACTCGCTCTGTGCTTTACTGAATGTCATCGAACCATCACAGTGCTCGGAGTGCGATTAGGCTAAGTCAACACCTCGTTGCCATGACTACACACTCAGACTAATGCGCCGAACGGCGTCACCGTCGGCGCCTCGTAGGGCACCCTGTTGCCCCTTGTCAGTCACGTTCCTTTGAGGTGCCATATCTCGACGAGCCGGCTATTGTTCTTTCAGTGGTAGCAAATCAACCTGAGCATTGTACCCATGTCCTCACATAAGCCCCCGCATCCCCCCCCCGACAACCCTCAGCATCCTGCCATCAGGTTTCCCTGGCAACTGTTGCCTCTGCGACAGCCCTTATCACAGCGTCTTGATTTGGGGTTTCGAATGTTAAACAGACGAGAGCAGACGTTATAGAATTTCATCCGTGTGCATCGACATCCAAACATCCatctcaaagatttttttccccctttttacCAGAGAAATCGCTCGGTGATGTTCTTCGTTAATGTATTCGATTTGTTTGCACCAACAACTATATTACTTAGACCACTGACTTTCTGTCAGGGAATCATGCGATTTACATGCCTCTGTCCCCCATCCATTTGATTTGCATAGGCCCCACACCATTGCTAAACACATTTATGCACCCTACCTCATACCCTGCATCAGTCATTAACATATACCTCTCCTGGCACAAGGGATCCATATTCCCCTCACAagttatttacatattcatctgcctctgtgtgtgcaaATGACAGAGAAATTATCATGTGGGCATGCTTGCGGgtatgatttgtgtgtgtgtgtgtgtgtgtgtcagttttgtGTAGTTCAGTTCAGTGGCTGAAAGCAAGGACTGTTACAAAAGCTATTTACCCCTAATTCCTCAGATACCACGTGCCCTGCCTATTGCCTGTAGTAGCTCATCACTTTGGAAGGCAATGCGTAGCCCCTATAGCTCCTGTGAAGTGGCACAAACCAGAGGCCATGTCATTGAGGCTCGGTGTTGGAGAGAGCAGCGGTTGAGACGGAGACACAGAGTCACGGTGCTGCAGTGTCTGAGTCACAGACCTCTGAACACACTCCCAACACTCTAATGGAAATGCTGTGTTTACTGTGCAGGAAGGGACCTGCTCGTTCACCCATTCAGGGAATAGGTGAAAAACAccagagtgtctgtgtgttcgtgtgtgtgtgcgtgcgtgcgtgtgtgtgtgtgtgcgtgcgtgtttttgtgtgtgcatgctgtggATAATAAAATGCCTGTTGTATAAAGCAAAGACATCAGGACATTTTGGACAAGTGGTACGCTGTTTACGGCAGAAGATGTTACACCGTTGTTGATGCAATACTGctcagtgtgtgcgtgcatgtacgtgcgtgcgtgtgtgcacatgtgcatgcgTCTTCAGGTGGGCTTACGCTAGCTAGGTTGTGTAAGAAGGGAAGGAGGGGCGGTCAGACCTCCATTTTAAATCCCCAGTTTAAaccagctctgtctgtctccctctgcttcAGGCTACTTTTATGATCCTCTCTCTGacacttggtttttttttttttttgcttaagcagctctctctctctctctctctccgtctctctctccgtctctctctctccgtctctctctctccgtctctctctctctctctctctctctctctctctcccctctctctctctctctctctccctctctgcataTTGGGATAACCCAACTAATGAAAGGTCTGTTCAATGAGGCCAACCTCTCCTTTCAACAGAACATCCCCAGTCCTTTCTGGCTCTTTGTCAGTCTGCCGCAACAGGTCGAGGGTCAAGGGTCAAGGCTAGTGGCAGCCTTTGTTTACCTCACATCTTTAGCCGGCTAATCAGGGATAGCGTTCCCATTTCGGATCGTGTCGATTGTTTTTACTTGTCTTGCCCTGGCTCGGCTATGTACGACACCTGTTAGCGAAGTCTAAGTGATTTTTGATGTGCACTTTCAGTGCCTTATTTGTGATTAGTCTCATTGATAGTGATGTGACTTTTAGTCATGATCGTATCGACGCACGTTAAACGGTTTGGGACTGCTCTCTTATGGCGGGCGAGGTCCGTGTAATCGCAGATTTCGGGGGAGCTCCAGGTTGAGTGTGATGCTCGCTGTGGCTGGCAGTGTTTGAAACCGCGGCCACACTTGCGCCCGTCCCCGAGGGCGGCGTTGCATACAGGTTAACCTCAGCACTACAAGTCCCGTGTGAGGTCCCCATGTCTTTTCTGTCACCCCCCTTGTTAAAAATAGCAGTGAAGCGACAGCAGAGCTCAATGCATTATTGATACACGTGGTGTCAATGATGCATGTGCTCAGCCACTAGTGCTAATTTTCTCCCCGCTGCAGAGGCCAAAAGCATCACACTGCCGTAATTTATATGCATCATTATTGCAATTATTTTTCACACTGCCATCAAGGCGGTCTGTGAGAGCAGAGCCAAACATTGCAGCTTGTCTCCTCACATGATGGCTGCTGTGATTCTGTTAagtgcagcagtgttttgtgtgcCACTGTGTCACTGAGGccccctcccacccctccctGCCCAGATGCAGCCCCGTCTCGCTAcgcttctgcttctgcttctgctttgaGACGTCTGGCAGTAAGGGGCTGGTTTCATCACCATCATGCTGGTCTAAGGCCGATCTGATGGCACCAGTTTTTAGATGCCCGGGTCAGTCTGTTCAGTCATGttatgagaggatgaagagcttttctttttttttttttttttttttgtcgtcacTGCAGTGTTGCTTCTGCTGGAGCCTGAGATGAGATGTGGTCAGACGTTTTTCTGTGTCATCACTGTGAAAACCCTGCCCTGCAGCCACTTACCAAACCTGACGAAACCCACAAGCGTGTACACATACGAGACgtatgcacgcacacacacacacacacacacacacacacacaaacacacacactctctctctatcactgactgactgagtgatttATCGATTGAGGTGGGCCTTTCTTAAACAATTTGCAGCGCGTGAGGCGCTGAGTGCAGTGGAGGTTAACGCAAACCCTTTCACCCGCTGCCATTCGCGCGTGTGTGCTTTATATCCTGTGAAGGTGTCCTTAATTTAGAGAATAGCCGGCACATTAGCACATGGCTTATTTCCTCGTTGCCTTGGTAACCGTGTCGTCGGTCACAAGATGTCCGTTTTGGTGATCGAGCGAGCTGTGGGCTGTGTGGAGTCGTGGCGGGCTGGtcggcctgtgtgtgtgtgtgtgtgtgtgtgtgtgtgtgtgtgtgtgtgtgtgtgtgtgtgtgtgtgtgtgtgtgggctgtgaCGTGAGAGTGATGAGTGGTGTCTCATCCCAGATGAGTATCTCCTCTGTGTCACTCAGCTGTGGGTCAGTGGACCTCTGAGCCGCAGCTCAGaagaaaaactgaggaaaaaaatccacacgGTCACTTAAATGGTAAAATGGGACACGCTCACAGCCCATGTAATCGTAAAGTACCAATTAATGGGAATAGTAAAGCCGGAGCACGGCGGAACACAGAGCTTCTCATGAATGCTTTATAAAGGAGGAGATCAGTGTCGTCACGTGAAAACCTTCTAGCTCCAATTTTGAACATCAGTGgaatgattacatttttctatttgcACCGGAAAAACGCTACAGCCCTTTGTGCTGCTGAAACCTTTTCAGAACTCCGTGgggtaaacaaaaaaagtgtgtggCGCAGCAAGTTCAAAAGAATCTTAGATCCTGGAAAGCTGACATTTGGGGTGATGATAGGTTTTCACCTGACAGCGACCATATTGCACCTTCAAgtacagttttgtgttttgagaaCAATCTGGGATGTTGCGGCTCGTGTTGGGATTTTGGAAACATTCTTCTGGAGCAACTCCATGCCCCGGGGCGCAATGGAAAAACCGGCTTTGCGATGTACGAGGACTCGGGGGACTTGGACTGGAATGTCCTGAACCATCCGCAACTATTAAAGGATGTGCTGACCCAGCAGCTGTGCTCCTCTCAGAGGACAGGCTTACAGTTAAGTTTCCAAATGCACGTTCCCCTCTATCCACAGCAGCCCGGCTCCCAGATTTACTGTTTATGGGCTCCTTGGCTCAGCATCATAATCACACTCTGCTGTGTCTGATGCTTGTTTGAAGCTGGGCGGGGGCCATAGAGTACATTTCAGTGCTTTGAAGTGTAAATTCAGGTGTGGTTGGAGCACCGTATGGAGGCAGTGAGGAGATAGCAACAGCCATATGGATATAAGCAGGTGGTCTGATAATGGAGCCGTCCAAACCCTTATCTGTCGACCGAGGCGGCGGAGGCCCAGGGGGACGCGAGGTCAAACCCAGACTGGACGTCAGCAGTGAGGGTCAGGAGTTGTCTGGGCTACGGAGAGGTGAGGCCAGAGCGGAAATCAGCCCTGACCCACATAAGCCTCCCCAGATGAGCTCTGAATCAGACCTGCATCCCAGTGAAAGAAGTTTAAGAAAAGCAGGAGACAGTTGTAAACAGTCATCAATATGAAATAAACTTTTACTGGACgtattgatttttctttacCCTTTTTTGTCTCCACCCCCACATGTCAGCCAGCGAGGCATGCTGCTTCTCTCATCGGTGCTGATTTATTTATCCGGTCTGGCCCCTAGTACCCTCGTTTCATGCCCGCTCTCATTTCTGCTCAGAGTCCGTGTGGCACCCTCCTCACAAAGTTATATTTTTACCCCCGATTGCACACGAACGGCCACAAGCGACAAATCAGCAGGCATGAGGGGCGGCCTCCGTTGAGCTCGCGCCGCGGCGCTTCTGTGCGGCCCGTCGTGGCCGTGCCACATTTACCAGGCTCATCCGGCCTCAGAGCCGGCTTACGCCGCGACAGCTTCTGTCGCCTCAGGCCCTCCCCATCCTCCGAGGCCCACAGGAAATAGCGTTACAATGGAGGacagggcagagagaaagagagaaagagagagggagagagagatagaagagAGGCAAGGATGACAGGAGGAATAAAAGATGACACTGAGAGACATCCTGTC from Xiphias gladius isolate SHS-SW01 ecotype Sanya breed wild chromosome 3, ASM1685928v1, whole genome shotgun sequence encodes:
- the lrrc4ba gene encoding leucine-rich repeat-containing protein 4B; this translates as MRIATLTCLSGPSPFLFLLAQLLLRLLLPGPELVGAASSSCPSLCTCSNQASRVICTRQNLEEVPESISVNTRYLNLQENSIQVIKSDTFKHLRHLEILQLSKNQIRQIEVGAFNGLPNLNTLELFDNRLTLVPSHAFEYLSKLRELWLRNNPIETLPGYAFHRVPSLRRLDLGELKKLDFISDAAFVGLINLRYLNLGMCGLKDIPKLTALVRLEELELSGNRLEIIRPGSFQGLVSLRKLWLMHSQVSVIERNAFDDLKNLEELNLSHNSLHSLPHDLFTPLHQLERVHLNHNPWVCNCDVLWLSWWLKETVPSNTTCCARCHAPPFLKGKYIGELDQSHFTCYAPVIVEPPTDLNVTEGMAAELKCRTSTSTTSVNWITPNGTLMTHGSYRVRISVLHDGTLNFTNVTLRDTGQYTCMVTNAAGNTTATAVLNVTAADASVNYTYFTTVTVETVETPGEEDSALVAINETFIRVHPGPTPSGHLWPEGVPTTASSLSAGWSSSSPRATRPTFTVPITEPGFSGIDDVMKTTKIIIGCFVAITFMAAVMLVVFYKLRKQHQLHKHHGPARAIEIINVEDELGAGASGRGSGISGGSTVTQSGSSGIGGGQSLRLHHPEMVTLPNLARSEHLNHYYKTHHFKNNMMGLGMGTVSGVGLNNNNNPSPCSQSQNTSISCSQVPTSNSGGTPTGGTLPSPVPLPLPQLGLHSSLKGLMGKGQNEPLLFKSGSKENVQETQI